Genomic window (Pirellulales bacterium):
CAAGAGCAAGCACGAGATCGAGATTCAGCTCGATCCCAAGGGGCTGACCGACGCGGCCGTCGATCCCTCGGCGCCGGTAACCAAGAGCGTCAAGGGCATCAGCCTGCGTAGCGCGCTGCGGCTGATCCTCGAAGAGTTCGACCTGACGTACGTCGTGCAGGACGAAGTCCTGAAAATCACCTCCAAGGAAAAGGCCGACGAAATCCTCACCACCCGCGTCTACCCCGTGGCCGACCTCGTGATCCCGGTCATGACCCGCATGGGCGGCATGGGCGGTGGCATGGGCGGCGGTATGGGCGGCGGCATGATGGGAGGCATGGGGGGTGGTATGGGCGGCGGCATGATGGGCGGCATGGGCGGCGGCATGATGGGAGGCATGGGTGGCATGGGCGGCGGCATGATGGGGGGCATGGGGGGTGGCATGTTCGCCGTGAAGGACGATCTCAAGCTCACGCCAACCAAGCCGGACGCGGCCAAGACCAACGCAACGGCGGGGGAAGCGACCAAGACCGCTCCCCAGACTCCTGCAAAGAAGCCCTCCAGCGTCACGCTGCCGGGAGCCCAGCGAGCTTCGAGCACCACCAAAGCGGCGACTGCGAAGCAGCCTTCCGAAACGAAAGCCGCCCATGGCGCAACCCCGCCGAGCGAAGCCAAGCACGCGACCCGCATCAAGGTGCCCGCCGGCAGCGATCCCGACACGGCGTGGAACGACTACTTCGCCACGCACAACGAATCGCCGCAAGCGGTTCGCGAGACGGTGCGTCAATTAACCGGCGAGAAGAAATTCAAAGAGGTGGTCGCGCTGTGCATGGCGGCCATCAAGAATCAACAACCTCAGCCCTGGATGTATGAAGCCATGGGCCTGGCGATGCAGGCCGACGGACGATCGCTCGAGGACATCGAGCGCACCTTCATGTCGGCGGTCGACTTCGTGCAAGGCCCGGACCACATGCTCTACCTGGCCGAATACATGGAAGAAGTCGGCCTCGACAAACGTGCTCTGCAATTGTTCCGTCAACTGTCGGTGGCCATGCCCGTGGCGCCTCGGCCCTACGTGCTGGGCTTGCGGATCGCCAAGAAGCTGGACGACCTGGATGCGTTGCAATGGGCGACCGTCGGTATCCTCGGCCTGGCGTGGGACGACAACGAAGCCAGTGTCTGGCAAGAAGCGTACAATGTCGCCGCCGCCACTCTCGATCGCCTGCGTTCCGAGAATCGCAAATCCGAGGCGGATGCTTACCAGCAAAAGCTCGACCAATCGCTGATTCGCGACGTGGTGGTGGTCGTATCCTGGACCGGCGAAGCCGACATCGACGTGGCCGTGGAAGAGCCGGGCGGGACGATTTGCTCGTCGCGAGAGCGGCGCACCACTGGCGGCGGTGTGTTGCTGGGGGGCGGCACGCGCAAGCTCGACAAGAAGTCGAACGTGTCGGCCTCCGAATCGTACGTCTGCCCCACCGGCTATGACGGCGTGTATCGCGCACTCATCAAGCGGGCGTGGGGTAAGTTGACGACCGGCAAGGTAACGGTCGACATCTACACGCATTATTTGAGCAAGTACGAGTCACGCATCCACAAGCAGATTCCGCTGACGAATGACGAGGCGCTCGTCGTCTTCGACCTCAAGGGGGGCCGTCGCCAGGAACCGGTCGAAAAGCAGCAACTCGCCACGGCCGTCGCCAAGCAGGTTCACGTCAGCCAGCAGATCCTCGGGCAGCAACTTGCAGCGGCCGCGAATCCGGGCACGCTGAATAGCTTCCTCAATAGCCGCGGCATTGGCGCCGCCACCGGCGGCTTACCCTTTGCCCCGTTCTTCTTGCAGGGAGCGGTGGGCTATCAGCCGGTGATCACGGTCTTGCCCTCAGGTGCCAATATGACCGTCGCCCCGGCCGTGGTATTGCATGATCGGCGTTACGTGCGCGTCAGCCCGACGCCGTTCTTCTCGGGCATCAGCCAGGTGAACACGTTCAATTACGTCACCGGCTCGAGCGGTACGAGCAACGGCTCGACCTCGGGTTCGAGCTTCGGCGGTGGTAGCAACCTCGGCGGCACGACCGGCTCGGGCGGTTTCTGACATTTCCGGCCTGCGCCGCCGAATAGCGCGGCCAGGTTGTCACGTCGGGGGCTCCCCGGCGATCGCGAATGCGCAGCCGCGCAGGACTTGTCCCATCGCCGCTGCGATTTAACGGGCGCGGCTCCGCTTACCGCACCAGTCCCGGCGTGATGTCGAGGTCCAGGCTCTCGGTCAGCCCTGCCCGTAGTCGCTCAAGCGCAATCGCACCCATCACGGCGTTGTCGGTACACAGCGCCAGGGGTGCAATATAGAGTTCGATCTGTTCCGCGGTGCAGCGGGCCTGCAATTGCTCGCGAACGCGCGCGTTCGCGGCCACGCCACCTCCAACGCACAGCCGGCGAAAGCCGGTCTCGCGCACGGCCTTCAGAGATTTCTCGACCAGCACGTCGGCCACCGCCTCTTGAAAGCTGGCCGCCACGTCGGCCACGAATTGCGGCGCGAGCTCTTCGACCTTGGGCAGCGGCGTGCCCGGCGCGGCAAGCGCGTAGCGGACCGCGGTCTTCAAGCCGCTGAAGCTGAATTGCAGCCGCGGGTCGTGCAGAAACGAGCGCGGAAAAGAAAAGGCGCGGGGATTTCCGCCGGCCGCCGCCTTCTGAATTGCAGGCCCGCCGGGAAAGCCAAGCCCCAGCAGGCTCGCCACCTTGTCGAAGGCTTCGCCAGCGGCGTCGTCGATCGTTCCGCCCAGTAGCTCGAAGTCGAGCGGGTCGCGGCAGCGGTACAAGCTCGTGTGCCCACCGCTGACGATCAGGCCGATGCAGGGGAACACGTCGCGGCCGGCCGCCATGCGGCAGGCGTACACGTGCGCGTGCAAGTGATTGATCGCCACCAGCGGCTTTTCGAGCGCGACGCACAAGGCCTTGGCTGCCGCCAGACCGACCAATAGCGAACCGGCCAGGCCGGGCGTGGTGGCCACGGCCACGGCGTCGATTTCGGCGAGGCGGACGCCGGCTTTTTTTAGCGTCTGGTCGATGACCGGCAACATTCGTTCGAGGTGTGCCCGCGACGCGATTTCGGGCACGACGCCGCCGAAGCGCTCGTGGAGTTTTTCCTGCGAGGCTACGACCGCGCCTTTGACTTGCAAGCAATCGTCAATGACCGCGGCGGCGGTTTCGTCGCAGGTCGATTCGATCGTGAGCAGGTGCATCGGGCGCGTGGGAAAGAAGGCAGCGCGAATTTGGCGTGATCGCTAGTTCGCCTTCGCCAATTCACCGCTCAAGTAATCGATGGCTTTTTGCAACTGGCGGTCCGTGAACGACGGCTTCTTGCCCCCCGATTTTTCGGCGGCTGGCTTGTCGGCGGCCGGCTTCTCGTCGGCCGCGTCATCGCCATCGGGTTTGGCACGCGTGGCAGGCTTGTCGGGAGATGGTTTATCAGCGATGGGCTTATCGCCGGATGGTTTGTCGGCATCCGACGGAGGCGCATCGGCCTTCGTCTCCTCGTTGGTCGCGGCGGCCTCGCGCCGCGCTTTGTCCTGGTAGTGATTCACGAGCAGGATGTCCCGATCATGACGATACGTCATCAGTCCCAACAACTCGCCGTCGTCCAGTTTCAGGTCGTAGCCGGCATCGGGCTTCACGCCCCATTCGTCGGCTTCCGACGCGTCGGGAAAGCGGTGGATGTTCTTTCCGCTGGGGCGCTGGTAACTGGCGGTGGTGAGCTTCAGAGCGCTTTTGCCCCCTTCCAGCTCGATTACGTTCTGCACGCTTCCTTTGCCCCAGGTACGCTCGCCGATGACGATCGCCCGATGGTGATCTTGCAAGCAGGCCGAAACGATTTCGCTGGCGCTGGCACTATAGCGATTCACCAGGACGGCCATGGGAAAGCCTTCGTAGGTGCCGGATTCCTGGGCATCCCAGCTGCGCGACTTCGTATTGCGCCCTTCGGTGCTGACGATCTTGCCCTTCGTGACAAACAGGTCGGCCACGGCGATGGCCGAGGTCAAGAGGCCCCCCGGATTAAACCGCAGGTCGAGAATCAGACCGCGCACGTTTTCGCGCTTCAATTCGTCGAGCGCCTTGGTCAGGTCTTGCTCGGTGTCGCGGCTGAAGCTGGTGATGCGGATGTAGCCGATCTTGCGATCGTGGTCGAGCATGAAATCCCAACTGTCGTCCGCCTTGCGTTGGTCGCCCATCACCGTTTCCAGGTGCACCAGCTCGCGCTCGAGCGAGAACGTGCGGCGCTCGCCCGTGCTGGGCCGGCGCGTGGTGATCGTGACCTTCGTGCCTGGCTCGCCTTTGAGCTTGTCGATGACGTCCTGAATGGTGCGCAGGTCGTCGGTCGGCTTTCCCTCGATGGCCACGATCTGGTCCCCGGCTTGCATGCCGGCGCGGTAAGCGGGGCTTCCTACGATCGGGCTGATGACGACGATCCGGCCGTCACGCGTGAGGTCGACCTGGATGCCGATCCCGCCGAATTGATTTTCGACGCTCGTCTTGAACTGCCCCAGGTCCTCGGGGCTGATGTAGTTGGAGTACTGATCGAGCTTCGAGAGCACGCCGTGGATGGCGGCCTCCATCAGTTCGCGGCGGCTGATGTTCTTGACGTAGTTGCGCTCGACCTGGTCGAGCGTGTCGGCGAACAGCTTTTGCAGCTCGTATTCTTCGGCCACGCGCTTGGCGGCCGCGTCCTTCTCGGCGCCGGCCGCATCGCTCTTTTCCGTCGCTGGGGGCTCCTCGGCATAAACCGCACTCGTCAAGCCCGGGAAACCGAGTCCAAAAACGGTTATGAGAATCGCCGCGCGGCTCATCATGATGTCTCCCTAACGCCTTCCTTGGCAGATTTTTACCGCCTGTAACGTGTCGACGCTCAAGGCTCGATGCTAACGTAAATCGCAGGCAGCCCACGACTTATTCAGTATAGGACCGGCGCCGGAATGCGACAAGAACGGAGGCCCAGACGGCGAATCCTTCGCAGTCACAATCGTTTCGATCCGACACATACGTGATGCACCCAGGCCGGCGGCACGTTGCGCAGCACGCAGTCGCGGCGGAATTCGTGAGTGCCTAGCAGGCGGCCGAGATGCTGGCTGATCGCGCGGAGCCGTGTTCGTTCGTCTCCGCGGGCGATGAGCAGCTTCGCCTGGCGCACGGCGACATATTCGAAAAATGAAAGCGTCCCGCCGGGCGCGAGCAAGCCCGTCAGCGTGGCCAGCAATTGCTCGACCAGTTCGCCGGAAAAGTTATTGAGCGGCAAGCCGGATACGATCGCGTCGTAACCGCCGTCCGGCGTCAGGTCTTGCACGCCTTGATGAAGAATGCGAGTGCGGGGCTGGAAGGC
Coding sequences:
- a CDS encoding S41 family peptidase; amino-acid sequence: MMSRAAILITVFGLGFPGLTSAVYAEEPPATEKSDAAGAEKDAAAKRVAEEYELQKLFADTLDQVERNYVKNISRRELMEAAIHGVLSKLDQYSNYISPEDLGQFKTSVENQFGGIGIQVDLTRDGRIVVISPIVGSPAYRAGMQAGDQIVAIEGKPTDDLRTIQDVIDKLKGEPGTKVTITTRRPSTGERRTFSLERELVHLETVMGDQRKADDSWDFMLDHDRKIGYIRITSFSRDTEQDLTKALDELKRENVRGLILDLRFNPGGLLTSAIAVADLFVTKGKIVSTEGRNTKSRSWDAQESGTYEGFPMAVLVNRYSASASEIVSACLQDHHRAIVIGERTWGKGSVQNVIELEGGKSALKLTTASYQRPSGKNIHRFPDASEADEWGVKPDAGYDLKLDDGELLGLMTYRHDRDILLVNHYQDKARREAAATNEETKADAPPSDADKPSGDKPIADKPSPDKPATRAKPDGDDAADEKPAADKPAAEKSGGKKPSFTDRQLQKAIDYLSGELAKAN
- a CDS encoding methyltransferase; this encodes MFHDHRLFFRQFRENFHTTGSIAPSSRWLARALARFVAAGESANRHPRRILEVGPGTGAVTHWILPALAAQDRLDLVEMNDQFVAHLRLRFQNEPAWQAFQPRTRILHQGVQDLTPDGGYDAIVSGLPLNNFSGELVEQLLATLTGLLAPGGTLSFFEYVAVRQAKLLIARGDERTRLRAISQHLGRLLGTHEFRRDCVLRNVPPAWVHHVCVGSKRL
- the tsaD gene encoding tRNA (adenosine(37)-N6)-threonylcarbamoyltransferase complex transferase subunit TsaD; translation: MHLLTIESTCDETAAAVIDDCLQVKGAVVASQEKLHERFGGVVPEIASRAHLERMLPVIDQTLKKAGVRLAEIDAVAVATTPGLAGSLLVGLAAAKALCVALEKPLVAINHLHAHVYACRMAAGRDVFPCIGLIVSGGHTSLYRCRDPLDFELLGGTIDDAAGEAFDKVASLLGLGFPGGPAIQKAAAGGNPRAFSFPRSFLHDPRLQFSFSGLKTAVRYALAAPGTPLPKVEELAPQFVADVAASFQEAVADVLVEKSLKAVRETGFRRLCVGGGVAANARVREQLQARCTAEQIELYIAPLALCTDNAVMGAIALERLRAGLTESLDLDITPGLVR